Proteins encoded by one window of Modestobacter marinus:
- a CDS encoding ABC transporter ATP-binding protein — translation MLEFDGLYKAYDSNQVLKGVSFTVAPGQMFGFCGSNGAGKTTTMRIAMGLARADAGQVRWSGQPVDEAVRRRIGYMPEERGLYPKMKVGEQLAYFARLHGMDAGPANRAAETWAERMGLGERRGDRVEKLSLGNQQRVQLAAALVSEPDVLILDEPFSGLDPVGVDSLAEALLEQCRRGVPVVFSSHQLDLVERLCDAVGILARGSIVASGTVAELRSTTAGRQLRVVVPDASPGWATGVPGARIVSEQRGDTVLELAPGTDDQQVLAAALATGRVTHFAWREPTLVELFRDAVTTPQEVAA, via the coding sequence GTGCTCGAGTTCGACGGCCTGTACAAGGCCTACGACAGCAACCAGGTGCTCAAGGGGGTGAGCTTCACCGTCGCCCCGGGGCAGATGTTCGGCTTCTGCGGCTCCAACGGTGCCGGGAAGACCACCACCATGCGGATCGCGATGGGCCTGGCGCGGGCTGATGCGGGGCAGGTGCGCTGGTCGGGTCAGCCGGTCGACGAGGCGGTCCGTCGCCGGATCGGCTACATGCCCGAGGAGCGTGGCCTCTACCCGAAGATGAAGGTCGGCGAGCAGCTGGCCTACTTCGCGCGCCTGCACGGCATGGACGCCGGGCCCGCCAACCGCGCCGCCGAGACCTGGGCCGAGCGGATGGGGCTGGGCGAGCGCCGCGGGGACCGGGTGGAGAAGCTGTCGCTGGGCAACCAGCAGCGGGTGCAGCTGGCCGCCGCGCTGGTCAGCGAGCCCGACGTGCTGATCCTGGACGAGCCGTTCTCCGGGCTGGACCCGGTGGGCGTGGACTCCCTGGCCGAGGCGCTGCTCGAGCAGTGCCGCCGCGGCGTCCCCGTCGTCTTCTCCAGCCACCAGCTCGACCTGGTCGAGCGGCTCTGCGACGCCGTGGGCATCCTCGCCCGCGGCTCGATCGTGGCCAGTGGCACCGTCGCCGAGCTGCGGTCCACGACCGCCGGCCGGCAGCTGCGGGTGGTCGTCCCCGACGCGTCGCCCGGCTGGGCCACCGGGGTGCCCGGTGCGCGGATCGTCTCCGAGCAGCGCGGCGACACCGTGCTCGAGCTCGCCCCCGGCACCGACGACCAGCAGGTGCTCGCCGCCGCCCTGGCCACCGGCCGGGTCACCCACTTCGCCTGGCGGGAGCCGACCCTGGTCGAGCTGTTCCGCGACGCCGTCACGACCCCTCAGGAGGTGGCGGCATGA
- a CDS encoding ABC transporter permease: MTATAHRDVSTSAPARSEVKPHSPAQLVRLVAGREISTRIRDKGFLVGSAVIILLILGLLVFQVVINSGSDDTRVGLVDGDSTVSEALRSQGQALGTDVDVVAFEDEATARAAVEDGDVEGALIGPSDAQPQLLVENGGGQIDTLVQGALQNLSLASQLADAGVQLDPPPTVEVVALEADADADVEAAVVALVGVVVLYSLLILFGQFVAQGVVEEKSSRVVELLLATMRPWQLLAGKILGLGLLGLMQMMVIAVVGVAGALAFDVVDLPGRLIGTVVTVIAWFVLGYAFYASVFAAAASLVSRQEDLGSVITPASLLLVVGFVVSVQAAQDPTGTLSTVTSFVPGLSPLVMPVRQAAGGAEWWEVGVSAALMLIAIAVIVRIGGRIYAGALLRTGGRIKLREALAAEKA; the protein is encoded by the coding sequence ATGACCGCGACCGCACACCGCGACGTCAGCACCTCCGCGCCGGCGCGCTCGGAGGTCAAGCCGCACAGCCCGGCGCAGCTGGTCCGTCTCGTGGCCGGCCGGGAGATCTCCACCCGGATCCGGGACAAGGGCTTCCTGGTCGGCTCGGCCGTCATCATCCTGCTGATCCTGGGGTTGCTGGTCTTCCAGGTCGTGATCAACAGTGGGTCCGACGACACCCGGGTCGGGCTCGTCGACGGCGACTCCACCGTCAGCGAGGCGCTGCGGAGCCAGGGCCAGGCGCTGGGCACCGACGTCGACGTCGTCGCCTTCGAGGACGAGGCGACGGCCCGTGCCGCGGTCGAGGACGGCGACGTCGAGGGCGCGCTGATCGGGCCGTCGGACGCCCAGCCGCAGCTGCTGGTGGAGAACGGTGGCGGGCAGATCGACACCCTCGTGCAGGGCGCGCTGCAGAACCTGTCGCTCGCCAGCCAGCTGGCCGACGCCGGGGTGCAGCTCGACCCGCCGCCCACGGTGGAGGTCGTCGCACTGGAGGCCGACGCGGACGCCGACGTGGAGGCGGCGGTCGTGGCCCTGGTCGGGGTGGTCGTGCTCTACAGCCTGCTGATCCTCTTCGGCCAGTTCGTCGCCCAGGGCGTGGTGGAGGAGAAGTCGAGCCGGGTCGTCGAGCTGCTGCTGGCGACGATGCGGCCCTGGCAGCTGCTGGCCGGCAAGATCCTCGGGCTCGGCCTGCTGGGGCTGATGCAGATGATGGTCATCGCGGTGGTCGGCGTGGCCGGCGCCCTGGCCTTCGACGTCGTCGACCTCCCCGGCCGGCTGATCGGCACCGTGGTCACGGTGATCGCCTGGTTCGTGCTCGGGTACGCCTTCTACGCCTCGGTGTTCGCCGCGGCGGCGTCGCTGGTGAGCCGGCAGGAGGACCTCGGCAGCGTGATCACCCCGGCGTCGCTGCTGCTGGTCGTCGGCTTCGTCGTCTCCGTGCAGGCGGCCCAGGACCCGACCGGCACGCTCTCGACCGTCACCTCGTTCGTCCCGGGCCTCTCGCCGCTGGTCATGCCGGTGCGGCAGGCCGCCGGCGGCGCCGAGTGGTGGGAGGTGGGCGTGTCCGCGGCGCTGATGCTGATCGCGATCGCCGTCATCGTCCGGATCGGTGGGCGGATCTACGCCGGGGCGCTGCTGCGCACCGGCGGCCGGATCAAGCTGCGCGAGGCCCTGGCGGCGGAGAAGGCCTGA
- a CDS encoding glucose-1-phosphate adenylyltransferase family protein — MALPRVLVLVLAGGKGSRLELLTETRAKPAVPFAGVYRLIDFPLSNCEHSQLPDVWVSEQYQPQSVNEHLANGRPWDLDRTTGGLMMLPPFQGSDRGGFTMGTADGLWRQAELIRQFGADALVVVSSDAVYKLDYRAVVDAHLGSGAEVTMVTTEVEAEDASRYGIVQAADDGRVTDYAYKPDEPATTTATNEVFVFSPEETLDRLEAISDQVGEDGLEDLGTHLLPGQTKDGLARAYPLDGYWRDVGTVESYWEAHREFRCEDPPIDLDEASWPIHTRGGRHSAARLLRGAVVEDSLVSGGTRVAGEVRGSVLSPGVVVEPGATVIDSVLLPGSRVRAGATVTCTVLDDGVTVGERATVGGEGAITLVGRRATVEAGTELAAGARFPEPERD, encoded by the coding sequence ATGGCGCTCCCGCGGGTCCTCGTCCTCGTCCTCGCCGGTGGCAAGGGCAGCCGCCTCGAACTGCTGACCGAGACGCGGGCCAAGCCCGCCGTCCCGTTCGCCGGGGTCTACCGGCTGATCGACTTCCCGCTGTCCAACTGCGAGCACTCCCAGCTGCCCGACGTGTGGGTGTCCGAGCAGTACCAGCCGCAGTCGGTGAACGAGCACCTGGCCAACGGCCGCCCGTGGGACCTGGACCGCACCACCGGCGGGCTGATGATGCTGCCGCCGTTCCAGGGCAGCGACCGCGGCGGGTTCACCATGGGCACCGCCGACGGGCTGTGGCGGCAGGCCGAGCTCATCCGGCAGTTCGGCGCCGACGCGCTCGTGGTGGTCAGCTCCGACGCGGTCTACAAGCTCGACTACCGCGCCGTCGTCGACGCCCACCTGGGCTCCGGCGCCGAGGTCACCATGGTCACCACGGAGGTGGAGGCCGAGGACGCCTCCCGCTACGGGATCGTCCAGGCCGCGGACGACGGCAGGGTCACCGACTACGCCTACAAGCCCGACGAGCCGGCGACGACGACGGCCACCAACGAGGTCTTCGTCTTCTCCCCGGAGGAGACCCTGGACCGGCTCGAGGCGATCAGCGACCAGGTCGGCGAGGACGGGCTGGAGGACCTGGGCACCCACCTGCTGCCGGGGCAGACGAAGGACGGCCTGGCCCGGGCGTACCCGCTGGACGGCTACTGGCGGGACGTCGGCACCGTCGAGTCCTACTGGGAGGCGCACCGGGAGTTCCGCTGCGAGGACCCGCCGATCGACCTGGACGAGGCCAGCTGGCCCATCCACACCCGCGGCGGCCGGCACAGCGCGGCGCGGCTGCTCCGCGGGGCGGTCGTCGAGGACTCCCTGGTCTCCGGCGGCACCCGGGTGGCCGGGGAGGTGCGCGGTTCCGTGCTGTCGCCGGGGGTGGTCGTCGAGCCGGGGGCGACCGTCATCGACTCCGTGCTGCTGCCCGGCTCCCGGGTGCGCGCCGGGGCCACGGTCACCTGCACCGTCCTGGACGACGGGGTGACGGTGGGGGAGCGGGCCACGGTCGGTGGGGAGGGCGCGATCACCCTGGTCGGCCGGCGGGCCACGGTCGAGGCCGGCACCGAGCTCGCGGCCGGGGCGCGCTTCCCCGAGCCCGAGCGCGACTGA
- a CDS encoding PLP-dependent aminotransferase family protein, which yields MTGSAQTSPATSMISFARGAPSTDIVDVEGLKQAAVAAFDADPAGMTGYGTAVGYVPLRKWIAEKHGVPVEHVLVTNGSMQADAFLFDELATEGSAVITERPTYDRTLLGLRSRGADVRLVTLEEDGIAVDEVAELLEGGLRPTLAHVIPNFQNPAGYTLSLAKRQRLLELAREHDFVVFEDDPYVDIRFSGETLPRMLELDGGAASEHVVYASSFSKTVCPGIRVGYLVGPPAIIERIRVRATNTYIAPNMVAQGTVYAYLQGDRFPAALERVKSALAERVGLLDDALREHLPQATFRRPEGGYFLWVSLPEGEGHDVARITTEAAARGVAIVPGTDFLLEGGENSFRLAYSAVQPGDVDEGVRRLAAAIEAARG from the coding sequence GTGACCGGCTCAGCGCAGACCTCGCCCGCCACCTCGATGATCTCCTTCGCCCGCGGGGCCCCGTCGACCGACATCGTCGACGTCGAGGGCCTCAAGCAGGCCGCCGTCGCCGCCTTCGACGCCGACCCGGCCGGGATGACCGGCTACGGGACGGCGGTCGGCTACGTCCCGCTGCGCAAGTGGATCGCCGAGAAGCACGGCGTCCCGGTCGAGCACGTGCTGGTGACCAACGGCTCGATGCAGGCCGACGCCTTCCTCTTCGACGAGCTGGCGACCGAGGGCTCGGCCGTGATCACCGAGCGGCCCACCTACGACCGCACGCTGCTCGGGCTGCGCTCGCGCGGCGCCGACGTGCGCCTGGTGACGCTGGAAGAGGACGGCATCGCCGTCGACGAGGTCGCCGAGCTGCTCGAGGGCGGGCTGCGCCCGACGCTGGCGCACGTCATCCCCAACTTCCAGAACCCGGCCGGCTACACGCTCTCGCTGGCCAAGCGGCAGCGGCTGCTGGAGCTGGCCCGGGAGCACGACTTCGTGGTGTTCGAGGACGACCCGTACGTCGACATCCGGTTCAGCGGCGAGACGTTGCCGCGGATGCTGGAGCTGGACGGCGGTGCGGCCAGCGAGCACGTCGTCTACGCCTCGTCGTTCTCGAAGACGGTGTGCCCGGGCATCCGGGTGGGCTACCTGGTCGGGCCGCCGGCGATCATCGAGCGGATCCGGGTGCGGGCCACCAACACCTACATCGCGCCGAACATGGTCGCCCAGGGCACGGTCTACGCCTACCTGCAGGGCGACCGGTTCCCGGCCGCGCTGGAGCGGGTGAAGTCGGCGCTGGCCGAGCGGGTCGGGCTGCTGGACGACGCGCTGCGCGAGCACCTGCCGCAGGCGACCTTCCGCCGTCCCGAGGGCGGCTACTTCCTGTGGGTGTCCCTGCCCGAGGGCGAGGGCCACGACGTCGCCCGGATCACCACCGAGGCGGCCGCCCGCGGGGTGGCGATCGTGCCGGGCACCGACTTCCTGCTGGAGGGCGGGGAGAACTCCTTCCGGCTGGCCTACTCGGCCGTGCAGCCCGGCGACGTCGACGAGGGCGTCCGCCGCCTGGCCGCCGCCATCGAGGCCGCCCGCGGCTGA
- a CDS encoding UdgX family uracil-DNA binding protein (This protein belongs to the uracil DNA glycosylase superfamily, members of which act in excision repair of DNA. However, it belongs more specifically to UdgX branch, whose founding member was found to bind uracil in DNA (where it does not belong), without cleaving it, appears to promote DNA repair by a pathway involving RecA, rather than base excision.): MSAHDHPAQVPSGVGLTGLREAAAGCRACELWEPATQTVFGEGPETARIVFVGEQPGDQEDRAGEPFVGPAGKLLDRALTDAGIDRRDAYVTNAVKHFRFTPTPKRRIHQSPGAEHIRACKPWLEAEFSVLQPEIVVCLGAVAAKALISPSFRITKERGQLLPWTPPGRQLTMPTEPDADGDEPEEEVPAQTWMLATAHPSAVLRTPDDARAAAYDALVADLSVVATALA, encoded by the coding sequence ATGAGCGCACACGACCACCCCGCCCAGGTGCCCTCCGGCGTGGGCCTGACCGGGTTGCGGGAGGCGGCAGCCGGCTGCCGGGCGTGCGAGCTGTGGGAGCCGGCCACCCAGACCGTCTTCGGCGAGGGGCCGGAGACGGCGCGGATCGTCTTCGTCGGCGAGCAGCCCGGCGACCAGGAGGACCGCGCGGGCGAGCCGTTCGTCGGCCCGGCCGGGAAGCTGCTGGACCGGGCGCTCACCGACGCCGGCATCGACCGGCGCGACGCCTACGTGACGAACGCGGTGAAGCACTTCCGGTTCACGCCCACCCCGAAGCGGCGGATCCACCAGTCCCCCGGCGCCGAGCACATCCGCGCCTGCAAACCGTGGCTGGAGGCGGAGTTCTCCGTGCTGCAGCCGGAGATCGTCGTCTGCCTCGGGGCGGTCGCCGCCAAGGCGCTCATCTCGCCGTCGTTCCGGATCACCAAGGAACGCGGTCAGCTCCTGCCCTGGACGCCGCCGGGGCGGCAGCTCACCATGCCCACCGAGCCCGACGCCGACGGCGACGAGCCGGAGGAGGAGGTACCGGCACAGACCTGGATGCTCGCCACCGCACACCCCTCGGCCGTCCTGCGGACGCCGGACGACGCCCGCGCCGCCGCATACGACGCCCTCGTGGCCGACCTGTCGGTGGTCGCCACCGCCCTCGCCTGA
- a CDS encoding SMP-30/gluconolactonase/LRE family protein: protein MIRLQATPTSPEPAEHGEGPVFDAAAQELVWVDITAGLVRRGTIAGDDVVPVAAHRGGDTVGFVAPAAAGGWLLGAGAGITRLTAEGEAQVLIVLTGEGGSESTGGTRMNDGACDRAGRFFAGTMAFDEQLGAGSLYRLDLDGTVSTVLDGLTISNGLGWSPDDRTVYLSDSGASTVWAFDYDLDTGSFGDRRVLLDFSDDPAGVADGLTVDDEGCLWTALWGGAQVRRWSPEGELLAVVEVAAQNTTSCAFVGDLLVISTSVHGMDDAARAAQPDAGKLFTVRPGVSGPPAHPYRGPLGALRQR from the coding sequence GTGATCCGACTCCAGGCGACACCCACCAGCCCCGAACCGGCCGAGCACGGGGAGGGCCCGGTCTTCGACGCCGCCGCGCAGGAACTGGTCTGGGTGGACATCACCGCGGGGCTGGTCCGCCGCGGCACGATCGCCGGCGACGACGTCGTCCCGGTGGCCGCGCACCGCGGGGGTGACACGGTGGGCTTCGTCGCCCCGGCGGCCGCCGGCGGCTGGCTGCTGGGCGCCGGGGCGGGCATCACCCGGCTGACCGCTGAGGGCGAGGCGCAGGTGCTGATCGTGCTCACCGGTGAGGGCGGCTCGGAGTCCACCGGCGGCACCCGGATGAACGACGGCGCCTGCGACCGGGCGGGCCGGTTCTTCGCCGGCACCATGGCCTTCGACGAGCAGCTAGGGGCCGGCAGCCTCTACCGGCTCGACCTGGACGGGACGGTCAGCACCGTGCTCGACGGGCTCACCATCTCCAACGGGCTGGGCTGGTCCCCCGACGACCGCACCGTGTACCTCTCCGACTCCGGCGCGTCGACGGTGTGGGCGTTCGACTACGACCTGGACACCGGGTCCTTCGGCGACCGCCGGGTGCTGCTCGACTTCAGCGACGACCCGGCCGGCGTCGCCGACGGGCTCACCGTCGACGACGAGGGCTGCCTCTGGACGGCGCTGTGGGGCGGGGCCCAGGTGCGGCGGTGGTCGCCGGAGGGCGAGCTGCTCGCCGTCGTCGAGGTCGCCGCGCAGAACACCACCAGCTGCGCGTTCGTCGGCGACCTGCTGGTGATCAGCACCTCGGTGCACGGCATGGACGACGCCGCCCGGGCCGCCCAGCCCGACGCCGGGAAGCTCTTCACCGTGCGCCCCGGGGTGAGCGGCCCGCCGGCCCACCCCTACCGCGGCCCCCTCGGCGCCCTCCGCCAGCGCTGA
- the ppc gene encoding phosphoenolpyruvate carboxylase — MSEATVDVADLRTPGGPTDPDDRTDEPLRADIRLLGRVLGEVIGEQAGPDVLELVEATRVEAFRIRRSEVGRSELADRLAQLDLREANHVVRAFSHFSLLANIAEDVHHERRRRHHRREGSPPQKGSLAASLALLDAAGLDGDVVARELAGALVVPVVTAHPTEVRRRTISQVQQQVTDLIRQRDNAGPDGIDERAWSAHLSREVLTLWQTALLRLSRLRLADEIDEALRYYDLSLFDVVPAINTELRQALRERWPDAGLLETPMLQPGSWIGGDRDGNPFVTADAVRRATTRQAETALRHHLAELICLADELSMSDRLVTPTDELYALAEASGDDSPFRGDEPYRRALRGVYRRLAATARRVLGSVPGEAPDVELPPYELPEELIADLTTVDASLRSHGAGALADDRLARLRDAVEVFGFHLCGLDMRQNSSVHEEVLGELLAWAGVCEDYAALDEAARVELLTGELQLRRPLVRPGAELSELARGELDLLVAAAEQVALLGPRAIPNYVISMCESVSDVLEVAVLLKEVGLLDPGADGGPRCPVGISPLFETIGDLQAGGTILAAMLDQPLYRALVANRGDAQEVMLGYSDSNKDGGYLAANWALYRAELALVEVARANGVRLRLFHGRGGTVGRGGGPSYEAIRAQPPGSVAGALRITEQGEVIAAKYASPDLARRNLEALVAATLESTLLDIEGLGADAEEVYALFDDLAARAQGAYRALVHETPGFVEWFRAATPIRELAELNIGSRPPSRKAGDKIADLRAIPWVFSWSQARIMLPGWYGTGTALESWVDGSPERLAQLQDLHARWPFFRTVLSNMGMVLAKTDLELAARYAELVPDPELRDRVFSQITAEHERTVRMLLAVTGDAELLADNPSLARSIRNRFPYLEPLHHLQVEMLRRRREGDDDELVRRCIQLSVNGVATALRNSG; from the coding sequence GTGTCCGAAGCCACCGTCGACGTTGCCGACCTGCGCACCCCGGGGGGTCCCACCGACCCGGACGACCGCACCGACGAGCCCTTGCGGGCCGACATCCGACTGCTCGGCCGGGTGCTCGGGGAGGTGATCGGCGAGCAGGCCGGCCCCGACGTCCTGGAGCTGGTCGAGGCCACCCGGGTCGAGGCCTTCCGCATCCGACGCTCCGAGGTGGGCCGCTCAGAGCTCGCCGACCGGCTGGCCCAGCTCGACCTGCGCGAGGCCAACCACGTCGTCCGGGCGTTCAGCCACTTCTCGCTGCTGGCCAACATCGCCGAGGACGTGCACCACGAGCGCCGCCGCCGGCACCACCGCCGGGAGGGCTCCCCGCCGCAGAAGGGCAGCCTCGCGGCGTCGCTGGCCCTGCTGGACGCCGCCGGCCTGGACGGCGACGTGGTGGCCCGGGAACTGGCCGGCGCGCTCGTCGTCCCGGTGGTCACCGCACACCCGACCGAGGTGCGCCGCCGCACGATCTCCCAGGTGCAGCAGCAGGTCACCGACCTGATCCGGCAGCGCGACAACGCCGGGCCGGACGGGATCGACGAGCGGGCCTGGTCGGCGCACCTGTCCCGCGAGGTGCTCACCCTCTGGCAGACGGCGCTGCTGCGGCTGTCCCGGCTGCGGCTGGCCGACGAGATCGACGAGGCGCTGCGGTACTACGACCTGTCGCTGTTCGACGTCGTCCCGGCGATCAACACCGAGCTCCGCCAGGCGCTGCGCGAGCGCTGGCCGGACGCCGGCCTGCTGGAGACCCCGATGCTGCAGCCGGGCTCCTGGATCGGCGGCGACCGGGACGGCAACCCGTTCGTCACCGCCGACGCCGTCCGCCGGGCCACCACCCGGCAGGCGGAGACGGCGCTGCGCCACCACCTCGCCGAGCTCATCTGCCTGGCCGACGAGCTGTCGATGTCCGACCGGCTGGTGACGCCCACCGACGAGCTCTACGCGCTGGCCGAGGCCTCCGGCGACGACTCCCCGTTCCGCGGCGACGAGCCGTACCGGCGGGCGCTGCGCGGGGTCTACCGGCGGCTGGCCGCGACCGCGCGGCGGGTCCTCGGCTCGGTGCCGGGGGAGGCGCCGGACGTCGAGCTGCCGCCCTACGAGCTGCCCGAGGAGCTGATCGCCGACCTCACGACGGTCGACGCCTCGCTGCGCAGCCACGGGGCCGGCGCACTGGCCGACGACCGGCTGGCCCGGCTGCGCGACGCGGTGGAGGTCTTCGGCTTCCACCTGTGCGGGCTGGACATGCGGCAGAACTCCTCCGTGCACGAGGAGGTGCTGGGCGAGCTGCTGGCCTGGGCCGGGGTGTGCGAGGACTACGCGGCGCTGGACGAGGCGGCGCGGGTCGAGCTGCTGACCGGTGAACTGCAGTTGCGCCGTCCGCTGGTGCGCCCGGGCGCCGAGCTCTCCGAGCTGGCCCGCGGCGAGCTGGACCTGCTCGTGGCCGCCGCCGAGCAGGTGGCGCTGCTCGGCCCGCGGGCGATCCCGAACTACGTGATCAGCATGTGCGAGTCGGTCAGCGACGTGCTGGAGGTCGCCGTCCTGCTCAAGGAGGTCGGGTTGCTCGACCCGGGCGCCGACGGGGGCCCCCGCTGCCCGGTGGGCATCTCCCCGCTGTTCGAGACGATCGGCGACCTGCAGGCCGGCGGCACGATCCTGGCCGCCATGCTCGACCAGCCGCTGTACCGGGCGCTGGTGGCCAACCGCGGCGACGCCCAGGAGGTGATGCTCGGGTACAGCGACAGCAACAAGGACGGCGGTTACCTGGCCGCCAACTGGGCGCTGTACCGGGCCGAGCTGGCGCTGGTCGAGGTCGCCCGGGCCAACGGCGTCCGGCTGCGGCTCTTCCACGGCCGCGGCGGCACCGTCGGCCGGGGCGGTGGCCCCAGCTACGAGGCGATCCGGGCCCAGCCGCCCGGTTCGGTCGCCGGGGCGCTGCGGATCACCGAGCAGGGCGAGGTGATCGCGGCCAAGTACGCCTCCCCGGACCTGGCCCGCCGCAACCTCGAGGCGCTGGTCGCGGCCACCCTGGAGTCGACGCTGCTGGACATCGAGGGCCTGGGTGCCGACGCCGAGGAGGTCTACGCGCTGTTCGACGACCTGGCGGCCCGGGCCCAGGGCGCCTACCGGGCGCTGGTGCACGAGACGCCCGGCTTCGTCGAGTGGTTCCGCGCCGCGACCCCGATCCGGGAGCTCGCCGAGCTGAACATCGGCAGCCGGCCGCCGTCCCGCAAGGCCGGGGACAAGATCGCCGACCTGCGGGCGATCCCGTGGGTGTTCAGCTGGTCGCAGGCCCGGATCATGCTGCCCGGCTGGTACGGCACCGGGACGGCGCTCGAGTCGTGGGTCGACGGCTCGCCGGAGCGCCTCGCCCAGCTGCAGGACCTGCACGCGCGGTGGCCGTTCTTCCGCACCGTGCTGTCCAACATGGGCATGGTGCTGGCCAAGACCGACCTGGAGCTGGCCGCCCGCTACGCCGAGCTGGTGCCCGACCCCGAGCTGCGCGACCGGGTGTTCAGCCAGATCACCGCCGAGCACGAGCGGACGGTGCGGATGCTGCTGGCGGTCACCGGCGACGCGGAGCTGCTGGCCGACAACCCGTCACTGGCCCGGTCGATCCGCAACCGGTTCCCCTACCTGGAGCCGCTGCACCACCTGCAGGTGGAGATGCTGCGCCGCCGCCGCGAGGGGGACGACGACGAGCTGGTGCGCCGCTGCATCCAGCTGTCCGTCAACGGCGTCGCCACCGCCCTCCGCAACTCCGGCTGA
- a CDS encoding FAD-dependent oxidoreductase: MAEPAVRNPSVPARPLRVAVVGAGPAGIYAADALAGQDDVPVAVDLIDRLPTPFGLVRHGIAPDHLKMRALRETLHHTLDHARVRFVGNVEIGTDLGLDELRRHVDAVVYTYGAAGDRALGIPGEELPGSLAATDVVAWYCGHPDADRARVEELVARARDVVVVGVGNVALDVARVLARSPAELHPTDMPHHVLDALAAAPVERITVLGRRGPAQASFTTQELRELGHLAAATVLVDPADLTDAGDAALAAEDRHVARNLAALADYAGHEAAPGTVSVRLRFHARPVRLLGTDRVIGVEVERTTVDAEGRAVGTGELDVVPADLVVRSVGYRGHALPGLPLDGGTVPHDAGRVLRDGEVSRGEYVAGWIKRGPTGVVGTNKHDARETVASLLADVASGVLRPGGDDDWVDTLRTRGGHPVLLADWRAIDAAEIALGAVHGRARTTLHERESLLAAVRAAAAAQEG; the protein is encoded by the coding sequence GTGGCCGAACCAGCCGTGCGCAATCCATCGGTGCCCGCACGACCGCTGCGCGTCGCCGTCGTGGGCGCCGGCCCGGCGGGCATCTACGCCGCCGACGCGCTCGCCGGGCAGGACGACGTCCCGGTCGCCGTCGACCTGATCGACCGGCTGCCCACCCCGTTCGGCCTGGTGCGGCACGGCATCGCCCCGGACCACCTGAAGATGCGGGCGCTGCGCGAGACACTGCACCACACCCTGGACCACGCGCGGGTGCGCTTCGTCGGCAACGTGGAGATCGGCACCGACCTGGGCCTGGACGAGCTGCGCCGGCACGTCGACGCCGTCGTCTACACCTACGGCGCGGCCGGTGACCGCGCGCTGGGCATCCCCGGCGAGGAGCTGCCCGGCAGCCTCGCCGCCACCGACGTCGTCGCCTGGTACTGCGGGCACCCCGACGCCGACCGGGCGCGGGTCGAGGAGCTGGTCGCCCGCGCCCGGGACGTCGTGGTCGTCGGCGTGGGCAACGTGGCCCTCGACGTGGCCCGCGTGCTGGCCCGCTCCCCCGCCGAGCTGCACCCCACCGACATGCCGCACCACGTGCTGGACGCCCTGGCCGCGGCCCCGGTCGAGCGGATCACCGTGCTCGGCCGCCGCGGCCCGGCCCAGGCCAGCTTCACCACCCAGGAACTGCGGGAGCTCGGCCACCTCGCCGCGGCCACCGTGCTCGTCGACCCGGCCGACCTCACCGACGCCGGGGACGCGGCGCTGGCCGCCGAGGACCGGCACGTCGCCCGCAACCTCGCCGCGCTGGCCGACTACGCCGGCCACGAGGCCGCGCCCGGCACGGTGAGCGTGCGGCTGCGCTTCCACGCCCGCCCGGTGCGGCTGCTGGGCACCGACCGGGTGATCGGGGTTGAGGTGGAGCGGACGACGGTGGACGCCGAGGGCCGGGCGGTGGGCACTGGGGAGCTCGACGTCGTCCCGGCCGACCTGGTGGTGCGCTCGGTCGGCTACCGCGGGCACGCGCTGCCCGGGCTGCCGCTGGACGGCGGCACCGTGCCGCACGACGCCGGCCGGGTGCTCCGGGACGGCGAGGTCAGCCGGGGTGAGTACGTGGCCGGGTGGATCAAGCGGGGGCCCACCGGCGTCGTCGGCACCAACAAGCACGACGCCCGGGAGACCGTCGCCTCCCTGCTGGCCGACGTCGCGTCCGGGGTGCTGCGGCCGGGCGGGGACGACGACTGGGTCGACACCCTGCGGACCCGGGGCGGGCACCCGGTCCTGCTGGCCGACTGGCGGGCCATCGACGCCGCGGAGATCGCCCTCGGCGCGGTGCACGGCCGGGCCCGCACCACGCTGCACGAGCGGGAGTCGCTGCTCGCCGCCGTCCGGGCCGCCGCGGCAGCGCAGGAGGGCTGA